Proteins encoded in a region of the Acidobacteriota bacterium genome:
- a CDS encoding isoaspartyl peptidase/L-asparaginase, with protein sequence MAFFTRREFIKGSASLGIGYSFLGALFKRGSSISLPKAKFPIVLSSGTHGLKANEAAWKVLSAGGNSLDAVEKGANAIETDPEDTSVGLGGLPNEEGVVQL encoded by the coding sequence ATGGCTTTTTTTACAAGAAGGGAATTCATAAAGGGTTCTGCCAGCTTGGGTATTGGTTATAGCTTTTTAGGTGCTCTTTTCAAAAGAGGAAGTTCCATTTCTCTTCCCAAGGCCAAATTTCCCATCGTTCTCTCAAGCGGCACCCATGGACTTAAGGCAAATGAAGCTGCCTGGAAGGTTCTTTCTGCGGGTGGTAATTCCCTCGATGCAGTGGAGAAAGGAGCCAACGCAATAGAGACCGATCCCGAGGATACCAGCGTTGGTCTTGGTGGTCTCCCCAACGAAGAAGGAGTGGTTCAGCTC